The genomic window CCGTTGCCGCGTCAACTCCTTGATGGCTAGCACGGGCAGACATTTCGGCAACATTCGCGGCATCTTTACCAATGGCGCGTCGCCAGCTAACCAGCCGATGCAGCGGACCCGCGGGGAGCGGGCTCGACTCACCGTCCCGTCATCTGCGAGTGTGGCGGCGGGCTTCGGTCGCCCGACGCGTCGCCCGCTGGCCGCTGATCGGCAGGTCGTTAGGCCGTCGTGAGCAATGAACCCTCAAGCAGATGGGCAAACGGACCTGATAGTCTGATGACGTGAAGGTCCGCGATGTCATCCGCCTCATCGAGGCAGACGGGTGCGGGTTGGTCCTGACCGAGGGAAGCCACCGGCAGTTCAAACACCCGAGAAAAGCGGGGCGCATCACCGTAAGCGGTCACCCCGGGGACGACATGCCGAAAGGGACACTCGCGTCTGTTCTCCGTCAAGCAGGTCTGAAGAGAGGGAGATCATGAGGAAGGTCCAGTACCTGGTGCGTATCAACAAGGATCCGGACAGCGACTGGGGGGCGTCGGTACCCGACCTGCCCGGTTGTGTGGCGACCGGAAAAACTATCGACGCGGCGCTACGCCGGATCGGAGGCGCTATCGAGCTTCATTTGCGGGGAATGCGTGAAGACGGTCTCCGACCACCGCCACCTCGTCAACGCTCTGTGCGTCCGCGGCGTACGGCGCGACAGGTCGACTTCTACGCCACAGTGGAGGTTGCGGCCTAACACGGCGATTCAGCAGCCCGGCTTCGCCGGCTGCTCTGATCGCCGCGTCGTAGACGTCTGCGGGGACGATGAGGCACGACGAGTTTCGGATTGCGCTGGAGTTCTGGTGTGGAGGCCGGCGGTGGCGCTGCACCGATGTCGGCTCGCGGGTGGTCGTCGCGGTCTGTCTCGAGCCGCACGAGGTTGTCACCGTCACATGCAGCGGCGCGGCGATGCAGAGAACAACCACGCCAGTGATGACCGGCGATGCATCGTGGTTAGAGGGACCACCCTACGCGTTGGCGGAGGAGGTCTTTGACGAACACGCCATGGAGGGCTGTACTCTCTCACGCGTCTAACGTGCGGCTGGAGCGGCCCGGCGGGGAAGCGGGCTGCTTCATGTGAGCGGCGGCGGTCGCCGGCTGCTCAGCCGCCGGTCGTTAGACACACGACGAGAGAGGAGGCCGGCAATGATCGGGGACGCCGAACTTGAGCTCCCACCTACCGCCGAGGCCCTAGCGACGCGTCTCCTCGAACTTAGGAACGAGCGACGTCGACGACAGAAGGAGGGGAAGCCCCCGAAGAAGAATCTTGGACCGCCTGAACGGAAGGCCGTCCTTGAGAAGACGGGTGGCCGTTGTCACATCTGTGGCGGCGTGATCAGCAGCGCGTGGCAGGCGGATCATGTTTTGGCGCGCGCCGGGGGAGGCCACGGCCGCACCAGCAATCTCCTTCCAGCGCACGCTCTGTGCAACAACTACAGGTGGAACTACCTGCCCGAAGAGTTCCAATGGGTGCTCAAGATCGGCGTGTGGGTTCGCCTAAAGATGGAACAGCCGAAGAGCCAGCTCGGCCGAAAGATCCTCCGAACCTTCTTCAAGCAGGAAGTGAAGCGGGAGTCGCGGCGGCGGCGGAAACTACCCAGGGACGCGGTGTCTAACGTGCCGCTTCAGCCGACCGGCTCCGCTGGCGGCTGAGCGGCCGCCCCNNNNNNNNNNNNNNNNNNNNNNNNNNNNNNNNNNNNNNNNNNNNNNNNNNNNNNNNNNNNNNNNNNNNNNNNTCAAGTCGGCCTGCGAGGAGCACGGCGCGCAAGTTTACGCCAAGGTTCGTGTCGCAGATGTTCTCCCTATCGAGAACAGTGGGATTTCCAACGAGGAGTACTCATTTGCTCTGAAATCCCACTTCGACTTCCTCGTTACCGATGGCGAGCACAATCCCCTGTTCGCCGTGGAGTTTGATGGGCCGTCTCACGAGTCCGGAACCCAAGTCGACCGCGACGCTGTCAAGAACCGTCTCGCAGAGCGGTTCGATCTTCCTCTCCTACGCGTCCGATCCTCCCACCTCCTCCGTCGCTACGACGGTTGGGATCTCCTGACATGGATCGTCGACGTCTGGTTCCTCCAGCAGGAAGCCGATCGGATGTACGCCGAGGACCAGCTTCCCTACGACTTCG from Deltaproteobacteria bacterium includes these protein-coding regions:
- a CDS encoding addiction module toxin, HicA family, with the translated sequence MKVRDVIRLIEADGCGLVLTEGSHRQFKHPRKAGRITVSGHPGDDMPKGTLASVLRQAGLKRGRS
- a CDS encoding type II toxin-antitoxin system HicB family antitoxin, yielding MRKVQYLVRINKDPDSDWGASVPDLPGCVATGKTIDAALRRIGGAIELHLRGMREDGLRPPPPRQRSVRPRRTARQVDFYATVEVAA
- a CDS encoding HNH endonuclease is translated as MIGDAELELPPTAEALATRLLELRNERRRRQKEGKPPKKNLGPPERKAVLEKTGGRCHICGGVISSAWQADHVLARAGGGHGRTSNLLPAHALCNNYRWNYLPEEFQWVLKIGVWVRLKMEQPKSQLGRKILRTFFKQEVKRESRRRRKLPRDAVSNVPLQPTGSAGG